A single window of Gossypium arboreum isolate Shixiya-1 chromosome 13, ASM2569848v2, whole genome shotgun sequence DNA harbors:
- the LOC108463453 gene encoding nicotianamine synthase-like, producing the protein MVWEKDPLVQKVCELYDQISSLESLKPSKDVNMLFTQLVLTCMPPSPIDVTKLCKRIQEIRFKLIRLCGEAEGLLESHFSTILGSYENPLHHLNIFPYYSNYLKLSLLEFDILKKHCSDYVPNKVAFVGSGPLPLTSIVLASFHLTTTSFHNYDIDPSANSKALQLVSSDPDLSERMIFHTTDIMDVTYALKDYDVVFLAALVGMDKDAKVRVIGHLSKYMAPGAVLMLRSAHGARAFLYPVVDPCDLTGFEVLSVFHPTDEVINSVVIARKVPTTKPTVENPKLPNKCSDIDMFSPLLNHVNLIEELDIEDQLS; encoded by the coding sequence ATGGTTTGGGAGAAAGATCCTTTGGTACAAAAAGTGTGCGAGTTGTATGACCAAATCTCGAGCCTCGAGAGTCTCAAACCTTCCAAGGATGTCAACATGCTCTTCACACAACTTGTCCTCACATGCATGCCACCAAGCCCTATTGATGTTACCAAGCTCTGCAAAAGAATTCAAGAAATCAGGTTTAAGTTGATTCGACTATGTGGGGAAGCTGAGGGTCTCCTTGAGAGCCATTTCTCAACCATCTTAGGATCCTATGAAAACCCTCTTCACCATCTCAACATTTTCCCTTACTATTCTAACTATCTTAAGCTTAGCCTACTTGAATTCGATATTCTTAAAAAACACTGCTCAGATTATGTCCCTAACAAAGTTGCCTTTGTGGGTTCTGGTCCTCTTCCCCTCACTTCAATTGTCTTGGCTTCTTTCCATCTCACTACCACCTCTTTCCATAACTATGATATTGACCCTTCAGCCAATTCCAAGGCTCTCCAATTAGTTTCATCCGACCCTGATTTATCTGAAAGAATGATCTTTCACACCACGGACATAATGGATGTTACATATGCTTTGAAAGACTATGATGTTGTTTTCTTGGCTGCTCTTGTAGGGATGGATAAGGATGCTAAAGTTCGAGTCATTGGTCATTTGTCTAAGTATATGGCCCCTGGGGCAGTTTTAATGCTGAGGAGTGCTCATGGTGCTAGGGCTTTCCTTTATCCAGTTGTTGACCCTTGTGATCTAACAGGATTTGAGGTCCTCTCAGTATTCCATCCTACTGATGAAGTTATTAATTCAGTGGTCATTGCTCGTAAAGTTCCAACTACAAAACCCACCGTTGAGAACCCTAAACTTCCCAACAAGTGCTCGGACATTGATATGTTCAGTCCCCTACTCAACCACGTGAACCTGATCGAGGAACTTGATATTGAGGATCAACTCTCCTGA